Part of the Gemmatimonadota bacterium genome, CTCCTCCAGGGACCAGGCGTCTCCTCCTGCGCTCGTAAAAAAACTGAGGTCCATGGTCACCCGCCCGGGCGCTGCGCGTTCACCGCCAGTCTGTTCAGCCGGACGTACCAGGCGCCCGATTCCGGTTTGCGGTACTTGTCGCCGATTTCGTCAAGCGCCGCTCCGTCCGATTCCAGGACCGCGTGCAGCGCCGCCCGCCAGTCCACGGCGCCCCGGTTCTTCCGGTAGCGGACGTTGAGCAGCCTGCCGCTGCGTCCCTCCTCCGGCGTAAGATCCAGCAGCGCTTTGCGCGCCGCGTCGAGATCGGTCCTGGCGGTCTCGAGCCGGTTCAGGCACTGCACGTAGTCGTGTTCGGCCCGCTCCCATTCGTCCCTGAAATCCATGTCGATGTTCCTTGTCGATGTTTCTTGAATACGTGTGCTGAAGTAGACAGATGGTTCGTCATCGGCGCCGGCTCAGGCCAAGCCTGGCCTGGCCACACCCACCTAAGCCGATGCGTACCGATCCGTCGGCGTCTTGACCAGTTTAAACGAGGGGATGTACCCTTCATTTTCGATGTAGTAATGGGCGTGATCGTGGCACCCCGGCGGCTTCGTCCCGTCGAACACACTGATTGTGAAGTCTTCGCTGTTCGTCCCGGCGCAACCGTGTTCGAAACCCGCAGGTATCATCCAGACGTCGCCCGCTTCCAGGACGAAATCCTCCCGGTTTCCGTCGTGATCGATCCAGAATCCCGTCCCGCTCCCTTTGAGGATAAGCCAGGTCTCGTCATGGTCGTGGAAGTGCTTCTCGCACGTGGGCAGGAGGAAGCCGCTCTTCATCAGGGCCTTGTGGTGGGCCATCGGAGTTCCTTTCGAATTTGCGTGACGTTGCGTTTGCGATCAAATCTTCGAAAGTCGCGGTCATGCGCACAACGAAAGTGGTTATCAGACTATTGAAAGTTTTGGGAATCCGACCGTCGAAAACCGTAGCCATAATTCGAATGACTTTACAAAAGTGTATTATAAGACCCCCTTAACGATACATCAAGGATCAATGGGAGGGTGTGTGATCCCATTCCGTGCAATGGGCGGGACTTACCGTCGCATTAAATGTTCGAAATCCGTCAACCTCCCGAGGTTAATCATTTGCCTGAAGTCGTGCTTGTTGTAAGTTTGACAGTAACCGCAGTAAAGTCGAGTCAGATTTGCGTTTCCGTTCGGTAACTCTGTACAATTTTCAAG contains:
- a CDS encoding cupin domain-containing protein → MAHHKALMKSGFLLPTCEKHFHDHDETWLILKGSGTGFWIDHDGNREDFVLEAGDVWMIPAGFEHGCAGTNSEDFTISVFDGTKPPGCHDHAHYYIENEGYIPSFKLVKTPTDRYASA